A stretch of DNA from Kwoniella mangroviensis CBS 8507 chromosome 1 map unlocalized Ctg01, whole genome shotgun sequence:
TACCCGTGGCAAAACCGAGAGCGGGATCAACGAAACGGGCGGCATCTTATGTTCGATGTTATAATGTCAGATTTGGGTAAATTTTTGATTGCAATATAACTTACAGTGTGTGAAAGCACCAGCTACAGGGAACAACGAAGCCATTTCTCCAAGTGCCACCATCATAGAGTATCTGAGCGCGATATCAGTAAAGAGTCGTAAAAAAGTACCACGCAGAGATAATCACTCACACAATGGATGACATGAAGATATAACCCAACCATAGACCTACAGGACCACCTGTAGACAGGGCTGAACCCGAACCAACGAAAAGACCTGATATGATAAAATATAAATGAGCAAAGGAGCGAAGTGGTGGGTTGAGCCGTTTACTCACCAGTACCAATAGCACCTCCCAAAGCAATCATAGCCATATGTCGCTGTTTGAGCGTACGGTGCATTTGACCATCTACATAGTTGGCGGCTAATAATGTCGCCTGATGAGTATACATTGCATTGGGGCTTTACGACTGATAATGTTAAACGCTCGCTCACCTGGGCCGTCAACCTTTTGGTTCTCCCCATTGTATCCTGCCTTTTCACCTCTGTCACCGTTGATGTCCGTCACGAATGCTTCTGGTTGAGATTCAACTTTCTTAGGTAACTGAGGAAGTCCAGGATCCGAAATTTCAGTAGACTCTTTCCCTGACATTGTGGCGAGTGCGACCGTTGGAGGGTGTCTAACCGGAAATAAATTTACTAATGTAGATCTTTGCGTTTGTTGTCGTTATTAATGTTGAAAATCAATGTGATCAGATCCACTTTCTCAAAGACTTGTGAACAATGCTTTAGTTCAGAACGAAAAAGAGAATCAAGCTCGTTTCGGTCGGTCTAAATCGGATTATCCAAAGCGCAAGCAGTCCAAGTTTATTTCAAGAAATTTGCTTTTCTTGGAGTGGGGTGGGTCGCGTGGTACAATTTTTTTCCTCTAAGCGAGATTCACCCAATTTGGATTGGCTACAACGATTTTACTGTATGCACAGTTATGTTTCTGTTTCAGCCTTATCTAACTCTACAGACGTAGGGTCCATAAGTTGGGATAAGTTGGGATTATTCCAGTGAGAGACGATGGGTGACTAACGGTTGAACCGGATGTGTATCTTGTGACGATCTTGTTGAGAGCAATATTTatttgttgaatgatgaatgttCTGTTCTTTTCGTAGAAAAAGGTCTGTCAAAGTGAAAGTTGTACAGAATCTAGCTGATCTCATGCTTTATATGAATTCTCCCTCAATCAGGCATAGgcatactcatactcatcatgaTAAGAGTCGACCATCTGCTCCACACCTCTTTCTGCAGAACAATCCACTGACGAATCCACCAGCATCCGAACGTCATGTTGAGATGAACCTTCTTTCTGACCAATTCAATCACACGATGGATTATATCTCTTATCGACATTTTTCGCTAAATGTTTCATTAGCTCTTGTGACCTATGGGTTTCTCATGTCTCATGCTCTTAAAATAGACATGAGAACAGAAGCTGCCCAAAGAAGCCAAAAACTTGTAAATAGGCTCCATGCGCCCCAAGTCAAATCTGCCGATCATATGCTACAACATCAAACGTGCGGCGTCAAATCCCCCCGGATGATTTCTTTGGATCTCTCTCTCGTAAGGTTGGGTCTGTGCGTCACATGGCGGCGGGAAAGTGATGTCATGAGATCGTGCTGTATGGCGGACATACCCGGTTACCCGTTAATGATTCACCATGTTCTCACTACAGTGAGTGTCCTAAGTACGTGGGAAAATCCATCACGGACAGGAAGCAAGAGAGGTGGATCTGGGAGTCAAGTCATCATGATCCGCCGTTGACTGGGGCCGTCGAGAGTAAAGCTTATCTGCAGCTTATCCGGATGCAAAAAGTAGCTCATAAGAAGTTCACTGCATACAAGgcaccatcatcttccctataCTATACTATAATCGACAATGGGATATCTAGAGCAACGAGAACTTCGGATCGTGGATCTGAGCCTGAGTCCTCATATTCGGATCCTGCAATTCAGGGGGCAAATGACCCTCGGTCGTATGACTAGCAACGCTCTGCCAATTCACATAGACTATCGGACCATTGGGACTTTGACTGGTCGATCCTGCACTCGCACTTGCGCTGGCCGAGAAATTCCCTCGAGGAGAACTAACATAATCCCTTCGATGATCCATACCTTCGTTGTTCGACATATTATGGATGTGATCCATAGCCGACCCTTGCCTTTGCTGTGACCTCAGCTGATCCAACTTAATCCCTGCCATCGCATCTGGATGACCAGGTCGACTCGTGGTAGGTTCGCTAGGCTCCTCTTCGGCTGGAAAACCTGACGGGTCGTATCCTCGTCGCATATCTGGATAAGCGACGTGCCAAGCAGGCGGTTGAGCGGGCAGTCTAGGTACCACCTCTGATTCAGGTAGAGGATGGCCCAAAGTTTCCTCTTCTATATGCGTGGATACCATTTCTATCATTATTAGATGTCTTGCACCCATCGCAAATCGGCTGGATAGGGCTTGGAAGGCAATTCTGTATGGGTGATCAGCGCCAGCTAAACGATAGTATATGCTGGACTTACTTGAAGACGGCTATCTCGTTACGGAACGAATGAGCAGCAGAACGGTCCCCGGTCTCCAGCGCGCGTTGGTAGAATAGGAGCAGAGTACGAGCAGcggtgaagaagtagctATAGCAGGATCAGTATTCAtgacatctccttctttcgaTACATCTTGCCAACGGAATCCGACTTACACTGAAAAGAGAAAAATCATATTAACGTTCATTCGATATGTTACTGAGTTTCAATCCACTTACATGAACAAATCGGCATCACCATGTATGATATATCTGCGTTACTGCTTACGACCAAGTAGACAATATTGAGCACAGCCCTCGCTTCCATAAGGATCCTCGCCGCGGAGACGCAAGAAGGATCACTGACGTCGGCAAAAGGTTCATGAAGGAAGATGCTGGCTATTCGAGGTATGAGGTGGGCAGCCTGGACAGGAATGAGCCAACTGAATGGAAAGGAGGAGTCGCAACATCACTCACGATGAGGTCGGCATCAACTCCTTTAGCATGTCCTTGCAGGTATTGCACAGGATCCCTCAAAGCCGGAGGGAAATGTAAACTACAAGGAGCTTGTCAGAAAGCTGATTCCATGTGGATCAGATTAAACTCACTTGAATGCAGCTATGTCCGAGTCTATCTGCTTGAACTCTGGCACCTGCCTCGCGATCAGACGATCCGCGGGCTCCATATTCCGGCATTTCCGTATGAAACGACATGCACGAGAGAGAAGGATCACACCTGAATCTCATCAGCCGCAAGTCAAACTGGTGGGACTTACCTTTTAACATCATGTTGAAGCCGTCTGCGACAGGATGActacaacatcatcagctccttctttctcgaATACCAAAGGCTGGTGTGGTCACTTACTATGTCCATAGGTCAGGAGAATGATAGCTCTGCGGGTTCTCGGGGATATCATCCTAGATAAAATATTCGTGTTCAGCGACGAAATGCGTTTGAGAGTGGATTGGCCTGTACTGGTCTATACTGACCAATTTTGCAAAGTCATTCCTATGACAAGGCATTCTAGCGGTCTATAGGCTGAATCAGTAAACAGCACCATTTCATTCGCTTGACACGGACTTACCAATTCCTCGATAGGTAATGAATTTGGCCAGCCTGACGAAGCCGCAGATATACAATCATAAGTCATAATATAGTACATGACGGCTCGTCGTTCCTCCCTTTCCGCATCTGTCTTTGGTGGTCCAAGGATCGATTGTCGTAAAGCCGGCATACCAAAATTGTCTGGTTGATAATCAAGCAAACCCAAGCAAATGGCAAGTCTACCTCCACTACCAATGATGATCCATCCTTCAATCCATTTGGCACTTGATTGACCCCAATGTCCCATGACAATCTATTCAGCCAGTGCCAATCAGCTTGACACTTATACAGGAACATGAAAGATAGAAGACTTACCATGGCTTGTAGCATATCGAGTAGGCCTCTTCCACTGACATGTTCGAATTTCATAGCGTTCATAGCATATCTGGCATTCCTCTCTGAGAAACAAGTTTCGTCTGCAGGATCATCGTAAGGCAGACCTTTCCCATTAGCACGTTTGGCATCTTGATTGGTCTTCTCGATAGCTTCGGGGACTGGTCTGCACTTGACAGCGGCGGTGTATCGGGCTGCTGTAGCGCAGATGGCATGTAAAAGAGCGACATGAGGGAAATCGGCGTGAGTCGGAGGTAGAGCTAGTCTGGTGAGGAAAGTCTGACGATGAAGTACTCGCGGTACCGATGGGACcatgttgaagaaggtttcGACGCTTCAAGGGTAATCAGCGTTGTCACTATCCGATCCCAGTCTCACTTTACTCACAGATGGTCAAGCATAGCTGTAGAAAGGGAATCAGCGTTAGCGGGCTTGTTAAACGACCTAGAAAGAACCACGCACAAGGAGTAGGCAATTTAGGAGGCCATCCGGGGAAGAGTATATCCAAGAATGGTCCGCTGAACCTTCCTGCTTCtgcatcaatatcatccgagCTGGTAGGCAAGGTTGATCGTCTGGGCGGTCCGGTGGGTTGAGGAGCCGAACCATCTTGAGGCAGACCGAGGGGCGTGACGAACGGAGCGTTAAAAGGAGGTATCGCAGCTGTGTCTGATACCGTTGGAGCTACATCAGGAGGATTATACGGAGCGCTCAAGAAGTCCGCAGGGAATTGATTAGGTGTCGGACCTGCCCATGGACTAGTTTCGATGATTGGTTGTGATCTTTGCTGTGGTGGGACATATGCCGGGCCAAATCCAGCGTTAGAGGTTATAGTTGTCGATGAGCCAGGTGGGTTGCTGAACATACTCGTAGCTGCCAGTGCTTGTTGTAATTCGGCTATGACAGAGGATCAATAAGATCTTTAGATAGCAATCATCAAAGCCACTTACcgactttctcttccaatttctttATGACATCTCTTGGGTCTTCATCAACCGAAGTTCCCTTCCGCTTTGTTCCCCTAGGCATCTCCATTGGACTAGATCCACTTGCACCTTTCAAGTTGTCACCTTTGCTATGCATATGTACTGCGTGATGACGATCttcatcgacatcttctgcatcttcctcataaAAACATTGAATACCTCTagcatctctctcttcatctggCTGTGTTCTAGCGAGGAAATGATAACTCCTCACACATGAGGAACAGTGCGGTTTCCCAGCATCACACTTgattctcctccttcgacATGGGATACAAGCTGCGTTCCGCTTCAGTTGAGGTAAAGTACGATTCAGTTTTCTTTGTTTGGGTTTAGGTGCGGCGTCTGACGCATTTGGCACATTGCCGGTACTTGCGTTGGAAGCGGTCGGTGATGGTCCGATGTTGGTGTCCTTGATAGGAGGTGCCATGATGAGAGGCTGATATGTGTTTTGGCTGGGTGCTATCGATTACAACCTATAGAATGAGTATCGATTGGTCGGTATGcggaatgatgatgaagttggtgGGCTATGCTGGAGTTGTGATTTGGATCTCGGTCATGACATTGGTTTTGTGTATTGTGATTGAAAGGGGGAAGGGAGGGGGGtatgaaagggatgaaaggaggttAGGGAAGGAGGGGCACTGTTGAATATTGGGTATATACGATCGTGCTATACCATCAACCTCTATATACGAGTACATCTCAAGATGGGATGTCTGTGCTTGGTGTGCTGTGTGCTGTTCTGTGTGTTGCCTGCATTCCCCATCTCCTCATTCCTCGTAatcctcctctccttccacttcggTCATCGCCCATACCCGACGTCTCGATCCCATTAGATTTTCATTACAAATGGATCTGGTTGCCATTAGTATACTCATCTGATTCCGCTAAGCCCCCATTACAAATCATCCTTCCTATAACCGCTACTCGTAGGATGCAGGAACAGTCTCAAAAAAGTTGGACATAATCGTTCATCAAAGTCAGACCTGATCTGGGTTACATTAACTCGGCCTGCAGCTTGTAATTACCATTGACCAGATCAGAAATCAAAAGATGGCTACAGTTGCACGATCACTCCGTCCGATACTCTGTCAGCAGACTACCCTGCGCTTGCAAGCTAGGCAGATCCCTCGATTGGTAATAGCCGCTAGATGCAGAGGGGAGATCGTTGGAAGATCGTATAGCTCAACGAGCGTAGTCAGAGCAGTGGTACAGGATGGACCTGCCTTGACTCAGACGAATCGTGAGTGTCACGAGTGCTCCCAAGATGAATCCTACATCTCTGTACCTTGATGCGGAGGCCAGAGGGCACGCGCATGAAATCGATGCTGAATGTTTGTGATGAAATGACAGGAGCCGAAGTGACATTACGAAGGTTTTGGAAGACTGTCCAcatcaagcaagatgattCGGGCAGTTTCCAAGTGACCTTGGATCACCGAGCATTGAAGACTCCAGGAGGTGCCAAGTTACTGATACCGTCCGAAAGGAGGTTACTGGCTTTGTTGATCGCGAATGAATGGGAGAACCAAGATGAGGTCTTGAAGCAGCATACTCTGCCAGTGGTAAGCTTACACTCTCTTGACTTCACATATTCCACAGAACTAAGAGGATTGGATGCAGACCTCATTAGCGTCTAGAGCAATAGATGGATTAGGAGAAGGTGTCATACGGGCTGGAGTGATCgatcaaatgatgaaatATCTCGATACAGATACAATCCTGTGAGTAAGCTACCTAATTCAGCTCAATGATAGTAGCTTACAACATTTTGTATAGTTTTACCAATGATACACCCACATCTCTTGTGAGAATGCAGAAGGAACACTGGGAACCATTGTATTCATGGTTGAAGGAAACATACGGTGTGAAGCTAAATCCAGCAGAAGGATTCTCCCCACCTCAACAAAGTGAAGATGCCAGAAGCAAATTGAGGAGGGTACTAgaaggaatggatggatgggagtTGGCAGCGTTTGAGAGAGCTGCATACGCCTCTAAATCATTCGTGATAGCATTGGCATTGTGTAATGGTCGTTTGACAGCGAAtcaagctgctgaagctaGTCATGTGGAAGTAAGGAGTCAGATTGAACAATGgggagaagttgaagatagTGAGCCTGTTtttttccatcatcatgtcatcatcttcgatgcTGACCATATCATAGCACATGATGTAGATTATCAGGATATTAGACGAGCATTGGGAAGTGTCGCTTGCTTGTTAGTCAAAGCTTAGGCTTGTATAGATGTATTTGCTGGTCAAGCTATGACAGGATTAGAGGAGTAGAGTACATGATGCAAAACAAGGATAGGAGCATGCATCATCATAGGATAAGTCATGCATCTGGAAATCTACAAGACATCATTGATCTCGATACTTGGTCCATGGGTGGTTTCTATCCTAGCAGCAGTGATGGAAGATCCTAATAAATCCTTGTCAGCAAACAGTACGTCAATCACATGTTGTGTCAtgctcacctttcttcttcttcttggcggCATTCGTAACGGCATCGTCAGTCGTACCTGCTGATTGATTATCCCTGACTGTCTGGATGAAAGATCGGATGTTGTTCTCGATGGAAGGTATTTCAAAATCCATCTATATATGATGAATCAGCATGTCTCAATATCGATACTCAGTATGGGTTTTGAGTATGTATAAATGGTGGAACCTACTCGTGCGACGGCTGAGATCCAAACGTCGTCAGTCCACAAACACTCATGCATACGATCTCACGACGACTTACGAATCCTGACCAACCCCTCCTTATCGGCTCTATATTCCATTCTACCAGCTGCGTCTCTAATCTTTTCAgccaattcttcaccttctcctaccAACCCTCTTTTAGCCACTGGCATCAAACCTTTTGGACCAAGATATCTCGCCAGATTCCTTGTCACCTGAGGCATCATACCGGGAGTGGCCAAACATCTCGTTGGCGAGATCTTACCCGACAGTACCGATTCGAACAACTCTTCTCCACCGACATAAGCTGCACCTGCCTGTTTAGCTAATGTCGACGAAGTTGAACTGGGTTCGGCAAATACCAGGATGGTCTCTGAGGATCGTCGGGGGTCAAGAGGTAAGTGGAAATGTCCTCTGATaggaagagatgatttggttgatTTGGTAGATAGCGTCAATGAATAGGATGATGTGGGATTGGCGATTTCAAGTGCCTGCAGAACCACCAATCCATCAGCGAAAATCATCACAGTTATTTGAGTAATCGATAATTGACTGAAAGGGTATGGGACTCACTCGTAATACTCGGACAGCTTCTGTGGCAGTCATGGCATCTGGGTTAacaaacttcttcttcttggtctgaAGTTTCTGACTTCGAACAGAGGTAGAAGCGgtagaggagaaagatgcGGAAGCAGCTGGTGAGGAGGCTCGAGTAATCGAGATTGCCGGACGCTAGACACGTAAAAATTCCGTGAATATACATTGAGTGTAAATGAGGGACGATCAACTCACGACAGCTTGAGCTACCGCCTTCCCGGCTTGTCCCCTGATAGCAGCAACACTTGATCCTATCATATTGTCTGTTTCTGCAGAAGATGTACTGGAAGAATTCGAAGTATCACTATCCGAGTTACTGGCTATTCGCTGTTtgtcctttttcttcttaGGTTTTACCGGagcaggtgcaggtgtatGTTTCCTATTGAGCCTGTTGTCCCTCGCACGAGCTTGttcctctttctgctttttcTGAAATTTGCTATATCTCTTTTCCAGGTGCTTGAAGAGTTTGGCTTGCTGGATGAAATATTCCTCGTAGGGATCTAGGGGATCTGTTTTATCCCTTTTGGGTCTGCTGCGTGGTACTTGCACTTGGGTATCAGAGGTGTCGGGGTTGACCACTGAGCCATGAGATGCCGAGTTGCATGGATCTGTGTCGGAGGTGGTCGAGGTTGAGACTgttgagagagaaagttGACTTTGCGAAGGTGAGAAGGTGTCATGACGTGGCATTGTTGTCAGATCAGTAGTTCTGTTTTGGCGAGATGATTGTGCTAGATGGCCACGTGGGTTTACCTATTGCCGGCGGACTTTGGCTTGTATCTACCACCAATGAAACGTGATCCATCTAAATTGGATTAATTGGGAATCCCTAATCTTTGTTGGGGAGATGGAAAATACCATCGAGACATCCCACAGTGTTATATACACACTTACATAGCTAAGATCACCCGTTATCCACCCTTTGTATCTCTGTTCACCtttgatatacatacatcccAACTGAAAAAGAAACAGTGAGTCGAACAGTCTCTCTCGCTGACAGTGGTGGGACTACAGTGGGTGGAGCATGTCATTGGCGACTGGTAGATCCTTTGAAAAGGGGATGATACGATATGAACAAAGCAGAGCAAAGTAAAGCAGATTGACATCATCAGCACGTTGCTGCCAACTCTAATCATGACATGTCTCACAAAGATGAAAAAGCTGACGCTGAATTCTGTCacattccctttcttcgCTACCTCTTTGTCCTATCCCATCTCAacattcctttcttccccaTATTCACTGCACAACAATCCGTCATCATGCCATTTGCTCTCGGGCATCACCCACCTTCACGACCTCTCACTCCCTCACCACCCAAAAATCAACCTGCCCGTCTGCCATATgacccaatcccaatctctcGCGAACATAGGTCATCTATCGGAGGTCCACCCAATTTCAACATGACTTCAAGTGCTTTCGTTTCCAACACCCCTACCACCCAGCTTGCCTGGCAAGCGTCTCTCAACACCACATTTAATGAGATGACCCCAGAGCAAAAGTTCTTCAGAAAGGTGTGTTCCATATACATCAATTAAGTTTAGCAGAGCTGACGAACGACACCCACAGACATCCATCATTGCTACCATTGGTCCTAAAACCAACAATGTAGACACCCTCGTCAAGCTCGCTGATGCTGGTATGAACATTGGTATGTCGCATATCTTCAGCTCCTCTGTGCCTGTGCTACATGATGTTCATGATGTCTTCCAGTCCGAATGAACTTCTCCCACGGTTCATACGAATACCACCAATCGGTCATTGACAACGCCCGAGCTGCCGCTGCCAAGAGCCCCAACGGTCGACCATTGGCTATCGCTCTCGACACCAAAGGTCCAGAGATCAGAACTGgtttgatgaaggatgaCACTGATGTGAGTAAACCTGTACATATCGGATAATAAGGAGCTGACCATTGGGCAGGTCCCTATTGACGCTGGTCACGAGTTCTGGGTTACCACCGACAAGTCCTTCGCTGAATCCGGTACCGCCGAGCAAATTTACATGGACTACGTGAGTGTCATCGGTTGTCAGTATGTGTTTATGACGCTGACAGGTTCTTACAGACCAACCTTCCTAAAGTTACTGCTCCCGGTAAACTCatatatgttgatgatggtaggTTTGAGTCTTATCCGCCAACATATCTAACTGACCTCTCCTATAGGTATCCTCTCCCTCCAAGTCGTTTCAATCGACGGCGAGAAGATCCGAGTCAAGTCCCTCAACTCCGGTACCCTCTCATCTCGAAAGGGTGTCAACCTCCCCAAGACCGCTGTCGACTTACCAGCTCTTTCAGAAAAGGACAAATCAGATTTGGCTTTCGGTGTCAAGAACGGTGTAGACATGATCTTCGCTTCGTTTATCCGATCCGGTAACGATGTCAAAGAAATCAGAAAGGTCCTCGGTACTGAAGGTGCtaacatcaagatcatcgtcaagaTCGAGAACGAACAAGGTGTCACCAACTTTGATGAGATTTTGAAGGAAACCGATGGTGTCATGGTTGCtagaggtgatttgggtatcGAGATCCCAGCAAGTCAAGTCTTCATGGctcagaagatgatgattgccAAATGTAACGTTGCTGGTAAACCCGTTATCTGTGCTACTCAGATgctcgaggtgagtttttATTTCGCATCGAATAGGAATGTAGAATTTAGCTAACTATAGCTCCTTCTCTTAGTCTATGACCGTAAGTTTGGCTTATCATAGATTGTTTGCCTACTAACTCTCCATCTCAGTACAACCCTCGACCTACTCGAGCTGAGGTTTCAGATGTTGCCAACGCCGTCATGGATGGTGCCGACTGTGTCATGCTTTCAGGTGAAACTGCCAAGGGTAAATACCCTATCGAAGCTGGTAAGTCAAATGCTTTTTTGGGAGAAATGAATCACACTGATAATATTTTAATATCCAGTCAAGATGATGGCCGAGACTGCTTACCTCGCCGAGAGAGCTATCGCCTACCCCCACTTATTCGACCAACTCCGAAGTCTCACCCCTCGACCTACCGAGACTGCCGAGACTCTTGCTCTGTCCGCCGTCGCTGCTGCCATTGAGCAAGACGCCGGAGCCATCATCGTATTGTCGACCAGTGGTGTTTCCGCTAGACTTCTCTCCAAGTACAGACCTGAATGCCCTATCATCTGTGGTAAGTTTGACTGGCAATCATCAGAAATGTATGGTAAGCTAAGATGTAACAACCTAGTCACTCGAAACCAACAAACTGCCCGACAACTTCACTTGTCTCGAGGAGTGTACCCCGTATGGTACCCCGAGCCTCGAGGTATCCCCGGTGACAAATGGCAAATCGACGTTGACAACCGAATCAGGTGGGTCATGTCAACGCAACAAACATCgtatatatgctgatatcCGATTCCAGATATGGTCTCCGAGTTGCCCTTCAGCTTGCTATCGTCAAGCCAGAGGCTACGGTCATGGCTGTccaaggatggaaaggtggTCTCGGTCACGTGAGTGATTTTAAAGTCATCAAATGGCTGCGACGTCTTGCTGATGTTATATACTGTTTGATATAGACCAACACCCTCCGAATCCTCAGCGTTCCCGCTGATCCCGCGGACCTCGACCTCCACTCCATCGACAGAGAAGATTAGATGGTTTTTTGGGCGTGTAGGCAAATATAAGTTGGAAAGTCTCATCACCTCAATACAAAGATACTCAGGACCAAAAAGGAACACAACTTGCTGCTGGTCTTTCGAAAGTTTCGTTTCCATTTGGAGCAGCAATAGATATTCCTGATATTGAGTATGAATAAACGTATTTGTAAATACCGAAACGTCCATATATGGTGTTTGACCACTTGTGGGATCGTCTGTCCACTCAAGCGATTCGGTTAGCAAGCATTCTTGCAGACAGTCTCTAAGAGAAAGGCAAGTGAGGGcaagatgatgtagatgaagaggtcTGCCACATGGAGGGTGTGATATCATGATGTTAATGTGGGTACCTCGGCAGTCCAATTAAGCGAGATCTACGACAACACTACTGTCACTGTTATCTCCCAACCTTCATCATACTATTGCATCGTGCCCTCTCGACAGTACAGTCAAGCCAAATATACAACATTGTTGAATCATGACCAAAAGCAACATCCGTGTGGCAATCGCCCAAACAGCTCCTATCGTTGCGCCGGAAGGTCCAGCCAAATTAGAAAAACCTCATTCGACTTCCCCTTTCTCCACCATTGATCAGAATCTCATTGACGTTATAAGCTATGTCGAAAGAGCTGCCGCACAGAGAGCCGAGGTGGTGATCTTTCCAGAGTACTTCTTGCAAGGTATAGTGAACCAGAATagacaggtgagtttgactaATGACCCATGACatgtgagctgattgatcaatcagtatcTCACATTCCCTTCCAAACATTTATTAACATTCCTGCGAGATCTCGCCAAGACAAATCGAATCGCTCTCTGTGGGACTATCGTACATGGTaagagggaggaaggtgCTGCTCccatcccctcatcatctccattctctcATATACCACTTCATACCAGTCATAAATCACCGATCATAAGTCCAGCTCAATTAGAATGGGGGAAATACCTCGAAGCTCATCCTCTATCGACCGAGGAAAGTGCTCAGCCTACACTGTATAATACCGCTTTcttcattgatgatcaggGAGAGATAGTTGGAGAGTATACTAAGAAAAACTTATGGCATCCTGAGAGGTGAGTGCCATGGCTTCGTATCACTGGGCTTGGCTGAGAGTGGACTGAAAAAATATGCAATAGGGATTACATCACACcgggagaagatgatcataaAGTATTTGAGACGAAATGGGGTAAAAtaggaatgatgatttgcTGGGATAtgtctcatccatctcatgctCAGGAACTAGCCAGTCAAGGTGCggatatcatcttcgctcCTACGTTCTGGTATGCTACCGATAGCGAACCGTGAGAGATCTCACAATGAAGTATTGTT
This window harbors:
- a CDS encoding mitochondrial 54S ribosomal uL1m domain-containing protein, whose amino-acid sequence is MPRHDTFSPSQSQLSLSTVSTSTTSDTDPCNSASHGSVVNPDTSDTQVQVPRSRPKRDKTDPLDPYEEYFIQQAKLFKHLEKRYSKFQKKQKEEQARARDNRLNRKHTPAPAPVKPKKKKDKQRIASNSDSDTSNSSSTSSAETDNMIGSSVAAIRGQAGKAVAQAVRPAISITRASSPAASASFSSTASTSVRSQKLQTKKKKFVNPDAMTATEAVRVLRALEIANPTSSYSLTLSTKSTKSSLPIRGHFHLPLDPRRSSETILVFAEPSSTSSTLAKQAGAAYVGGEELFESVLSGKISPTRCLATPGMMPQVTRNLARYLGPKGLMPVAKRGLVGEGEELAEKIRDAAGRMEYRADKEGLVRIPVARMDFEIPSIENNIRSFIQTVRDNQSAGTTDDAVTNAAKKKKKGSSITAARIETTHGPSIEINDVL
- a CDS encoding pyruvate kinase — protein: MPFALGHHPPSRPLTPSPPKNQPARLPYDPIPISREHRSSIGGPPNFNMTSSAFVSNTPTTQLAWQASLNTTFNEMTPEQKFFRKTSIIATIGPKTNNVDTLVKLADAGMNIVRMNFSHGSYEYHQSVIDNARAAAAKSPNGRPLAIALDTKGPEIRTGLMKDDTDVPIDAGHEFWVTTDKSFAESGTAEQIYMDYTNLPKVTAPGKLIYVDDGILSLQVVSIDGEKIRVKSLNSGTLSSRKGVNLPKTAVDLPALSEKDKSDLAFGVKNGVDMIFASFIRSGNDVKEIRKVLGTEGANIKIIVKIENEQGVTNFDEILKETDGVMVARGDLGIEIPASQVFMAQKMMIAKCNVAGKPVICATQMLESMTYNPRPTRAEVSDVANAVMDGADCVMLSGETAKGKYPIEAVKMMAETAYLAERAIAYPHLFDQLRSLTPRPTETAETLALSAVAAAIEQDAGAIIVLSTSGVSARLLSKYRPECPIICVTRNQQTARQLHLSRGVYPVWYPEPRGIPGDKWQIDVDNRIRYGLRVALQLAIVKPEATVMAVQGWKGGLGHTNTLRILSVPADPADLDLHSIDRED